One Natrinema longum genomic window carries:
- a CDS encoding SDR family NAD(P)-dependent oxidoreductase — MTGTAVIAGVGPGLGASIARKFVAEGCRVGLFARSADFLEELAADLGDDALAVPTDITDPDAVEAGFRAVRDAFGPVDILVNHASGGSWKGIRDISPAEFERAWRVSARGGLLCSQRAVDDMLAEGGGTIVFTGATSAVRGRGGAVGFSAAKFAVRGLAESMARELGPEGIHVAHVVIDGQIEPPRVRNSQPDRDEEESLDPDAIADSYWHLVTQDRSAWTLELDVRPHVEEF, encoded by the coding sequence ATGACAGGGACGGCCGTCATCGCCGGCGTGGGTCCGGGACTCGGAGCATCGATCGCCAGGAAATTCGTCGCCGAAGGCTGTCGCGTGGGACTGTTCGCCCGCTCGGCGGACTTCCTCGAGGAGTTGGCGGCCGACCTCGGCGACGACGCACTGGCCGTTCCGACGGACATCACGGATCCCGACGCGGTCGAGGCGGGGTTTCGAGCGGTTCGGGACGCCTTCGGCCCCGTCGATATCCTCGTCAATCACGCGAGCGGCGGGTCCTGGAAGGGGATCCGGGACATTTCGCCGGCGGAGTTCGAACGGGCGTGGCGCGTCTCGGCACGGGGCGGTCTGTTGTGTTCACAGCGGGCCGTCGACGACATGCTCGCCGAGGGCGGTGGCACGATCGTGTTCACCGGAGCGACCTCCGCGGTTCGGGGTCGCGGCGGCGCGGTCGGATTCAGTGCCGCCAAGTTCGCCGTCCGTGGACTGGCCGAGTCGATGGCTCGAGAACTCGGCCCCGAGGGGATCCACGTCGCCCACGTGGTGATCGACGGGCAGATCGAACCGCCACGGGTTCGTAACTCACAGCCCGACCGCGACGAGGAGGAGTCTCTCGATCCGGACGCGATCGCCGACTCCTACTGGCACCTCGTCACGCAGGATCGATCGGCCTGGACGCTCGAACTCGACGTCAGGCCACACGTCGAGGAGTTCTGA
- a CDS encoding methylglyoxal synthase, which translates to MTRVALIAHDEKKPDLLEFARAHEAQLRAYDLIATGTTGKRLMEGTDLEVERKESGPLGGDLMIGSEIAEGKLDGVVFLRDPLRAQPHEPDISALLRICDVHDTALATNLASAEFLIEGLAE; encoded by the coding sequence ATGACGCGTGTCGCGTTGATCGCCCACGACGAAAAGAAACCGGATCTCCTCGAGTTCGCACGGGCCCACGAAGCGCAACTCCGAGCGTACGACCTGATCGCGACCGGAACCACGGGGAAACGGCTCATGGAGGGGACCGATCTCGAGGTCGAACGCAAGGAGTCCGGCCCCCTCGGTGGCGACCTGATGATCGGGTCGGAGATCGCGGAGGGAAAACTCGACGGGGTCGTCTTCCTCCGGGATCCGCTCCGGGCCCAGCCCCACGAGCCCGATATCTCGGCGCTGCTGCGGATCTGTGACGTCCACGACACGGCGCTGGCGACGAACCTCGCCTCCGCGGAGTTCCTCATCGAGGGACTGGCAGAGTAG
- a CDS encoding cation:proton antiporter regulatory subunit: MTVYESDLPGVGKKFEVELEDGERLVIVTHNTGKREVYLKPDADADSEKIFEASDRLARKIGTILEGAYFQPVQAEQVETMLSDDTYLEWYGVAESAEIAGQSLSEANIRGRTGVSIVAIQRGEELISPPTPETVLEVGDTLVVIGDREDCAQFENLLGAGLEE, translated from the coding sequence ATGACAGTATACGAGAGCGACCTCCCCGGCGTCGGGAAGAAATTCGAGGTCGAACTCGAGGACGGCGAGCGGCTCGTCATCGTGACCCACAATACGGGGAAACGAGAGGTGTACCTGAAACCGGACGCGGACGCAGACAGCGAGAAGATCTTCGAGGCGTCGGACCGCCTCGCCCGCAAGATCGGCACGATCCTGGAGGGAGCGTACTTCCAACCGGTACAAGCCGAACAGGTGGAGACGATGCTCTCGGACGACACTTACCTCGAGTGGTACGGCGTCGCCGAGAGCGCCGAAATAGCAGGTCAGAGCCTCTCCGAGGCGAACATCCGCGGTCGGACGGGCGTCTCTATCGTCGCGATCCAGCGCGGTGAGGAGTTGATCTCGCCGCCGACGCCGGAAACCGTCCTCGAGGTCGGCGACACCTTGGTCGTCATCGGGGACCGCGAGGACTGCGCCCAGTTCGAGAACCTGCTCGGTGCCGGTCTCGAAGAGTGA
- a CDS encoding cation:proton antiporter, with protein sequence MATETALVDVGILFTAVALAGVLSSRIDQSVIPFYIVTGVLLGSNVLGELPTLAGSEIGIGGFAVTVPEIAVGGVDLLAALGGLALGETDFIVVGAEIGIVLLLFFLGLEFNLNRLIASKDRIGKAGSIDLAINFGIGLIFGYFVFGSFLAAFLTAGIVYISSSAIITKSLIDLGWIANDESEPMLGTLVYEDLFIAVYLAIVSALVLGGGDIGDATGQIAVAIGVILALLALVTYGTGTFQRFLDAETNEFVVVRALGVTILVAGIALALGVSEAVAAFFVGMAFSATDHVHDLERLLEPLRDAFAAIFFFWIGLVTDPGLFTLPILGIIVAGVIVTTPTKIVSGYLGGRIYDLDDRRSLRVGFGMATRGEFSLIIASLVLSGAGTGIAAGTATDLYAFAVGYVLVMSILGTSLMQYSSRIEPVAVSLLERRRAGATRPPND encoded by the coding sequence GTGGCGACCGAAACGGCGCTCGTCGACGTCGGGATTCTCTTTACCGCGGTCGCACTCGCCGGCGTCCTCTCGAGTCGGATCGACCAGTCGGTGATCCCGTTTTACATCGTCACCGGCGTCCTGCTGGGATCGAACGTGCTCGGCGAACTTCCGACCCTCGCGGGCAGCGAGATCGGAATCGGCGGTTTCGCGGTCACCGTTCCCGAGATCGCCGTCGGCGGCGTCGACCTCCTCGCAGCGCTCGGCGGGCTCGCACTCGGCGAAACCGACTTCATCGTCGTCGGTGCGGAAATCGGGATCGTCCTCCTGTTGTTCTTCCTCGGGCTCGAGTTCAACCTGAATCGACTGATCGCGAGCAAGGACCGGATCGGCAAGGCCGGCTCCATCGATCTGGCCATCAACTTCGGTATCGGGCTGATCTTCGGGTACTTCGTCTTCGGGAGCTTCCTCGCGGCCTTTCTCACTGCGGGGATCGTCTATATCTCCTCGAGTGCCATCATCACGAAGTCGCTGATCGATCTGGGTTGGATCGCAAACGACGAGTCCGAGCCGATGCTCGGGACGCTCGTCTACGAGGACCTGTTCATCGCCGTCTATCTGGCGATCGTGTCCGCGCTCGTCCTCGGAGGCGGTGATATCGGCGACGCGACGGGACAGATCGCGGTCGCGATCGGCGTCATCCTCGCGTTGCTCGCGCTCGTCACCTACGGAACCGGCACCTTTCAGCGCTTTCTCGACGCCGAGACGAACGAGTTCGTGGTCGTCCGGGCACTCGGCGTCACGATCCTGGTCGCCGGAATCGCGCTCGCGCTGGGCGTCAGCGAAGCCGTCGCCGCGTTCTTCGTCGGTATGGCCTTCTCCGCGACCGATCACGTCCACGACCTGGAACGGTTACTCGAACCGCTTCGCGATGCCTTCGCGGCGATCTTCTTCTTCTGGATCGGACTCGTCACCGATCCGGGACTGTTCACGCTCCCGATTCTCGGAATAATCGTCGCCGGCGTGATCGTGACGACGCCGACGAAGATCGTCAGCGGCTATCTCGGCGGGCGAATCTACGACCTCGACGACCGCCGATCGCTCCGAGTCGGCTTCGGCATGGCCACCCGCGGCGAGTTCTCCCTGATTATCGCGAGCCTCGTCCTGTCGGGTGCAGGTACGGGTATCGCGGCCGGCACGGCCACCGACCTCTACGCCTTTGCCGTCGGCTACGTCCTCGTCATGAGCATCCTCGGTACGTCGCTCATGCAGTACTCGAGCCGGATCGAACCCGTCGCCGTCTCGCTGCTCGAGCGGCGACGTGCGGGGGCGACTCGACCGCCGAACGACTGA
- a CDS encoding HAD family hydrolase, which produces MPQAVVFDLDYTLAVPERDRATILEEATTAAGAPSLTRESYLEAHRRNLTTETREPIFADLLADTDSDADPAAVATAYRETIADDLEALPGVESMLAALREEYRVGLLTNGPVRAQRDKLETLGWDDAFDAALVTGELEAGKPDPRAFEAIAAELGVDPADAVYVGDEVEADVRGATDAGMTAIQVLLDGGPDPDPGAAASVHQDEVATAVPAVLATLE; this is translated from the coding sequence ATGCCACAGGCGGTCGTCTTCGACCTCGATTACACGCTCGCCGTTCCCGAACGGGATCGAGCGACCATCCTCGAGGAGGCCACGACCGCGGCGGGTGCGCCCTCGCTCACGCGCGAGTCATATCTCGAGGCCCACCGCCGGAACCTCACCACCGAGACGCGCGAACCCATCTTTGCCGACCTGCTCGCAGACACCGACAGCGATGCCGATCCGGCCGCCGTCGCGACGGCCTATCGCGAGACGATCGCCGACGACCTCGAAGCGCTGCCGGGCGTCGAATCCATGCTTGCAGCCCTCCGCGAGGAGTATCGCGTCGGCTTGCTCACGAACGGCCCCGTCCGCGCCCAACGAGACAAACTCGAGACCCTGGGCTGGGACGACGCGTTCGACGCCGCGCTGGTCACCGGCGAACTCGAGGCCGGCAAACCGGATCCGCGGGCGTTCGAGGCGATCGCAGCCGAACTGGGCGTCGACCCCGCCGACGCGGTCTACGTCGGCGACGAGGTCGAGGCCGACGTTCGCGGTGCGACCGACGCCGGAATGACCGCAATTCAGGTCTTGCTCGATGGCGGCCCCGACCCCGATCCGGGCGCAGCCGCTTCCGTCCACCAGGACGAGGTCGCGACTGCGGTGCCAGCGGTCCTCGCAACCCTCGAGTGA
- a CDS encoding DUF7115 domain-containing protein yields MSVPGIVTSTLDGEEIAARVSLGSDDELFITPTRTIVYRADGLLSDESADEYPHDADRLTISEGRRKTKFTLEYPLDGERTITVPGSKTDDVLHPVLAGVLNGNGITDPGETVVKTYRFSELTLIITSDRLVKHIGNAVWDSDFEEYHFDDITSLSFEDGSVATQIVLIANGRPQRIKAPNEEANDLRERLQRALFDYHDVSSLEELNERIGESDEEDADSSGSVDFGGGVDPLNADPPEPDDHDITSEAVRDAGSDDSTDPVAGGGSDTASTTEAATTGADGQSSQSSTRGTPATDEQATDRTSPTEATEVETGSVFEEATETDQSAAANAVADAVDAAPATTTQPDPELLERLEALETAVERQSEVIERQQQTIEQLIVELRQGR; encoded by the coding sequence ATGAGCGTTCCCGGTATCGTCACCTCTACTCTCGATGGCGAGGAGATCGCGGCGCGGGTCTCTCTTGGCAGCGACGACGAGCTCTTCATCACCCCCACGAGAACGATCGTCTACCGCGCCGACGGACTCCTGAGCGACGAATCGGCCGACGAATACCCACACGACGCCGACCGATTGACCATCTCGGAGGGCCGACGCAAAACCAAGTTCACCCTCGAGTATCCCCTCGACGGCGAGCGGACGATCACCGTTCCCGGAAGCAAAACCGACGACGTCCTCCATCCCGTCCTCGCCGGCGTGTTGAACGGCAACGGGATCACCGACCCCGGCGAAACCGTCGTCAAGACCTACCGCTTTAGCGAACTGACGCTGATCATCACGAGCGATCGGCTCGTCAAACACATCGGCAACGCGGTCTGGGACAGCGACTTCGAAGAGTATCACTTCGACGATATCACCAGCCTCTCCTTCGAGGACGGCAGCGTCGCGACGCAGATCGTCCTCATCGCCAACGGCCGCCCCCAGCGGATCAAGGCCCCCAACGAGGAGGCGAACGATCTCCGGGAACGGCTTCAGCGGGCGCTGTTCGACTATCACGACGTCAGCTCGCTCGAGGAACTCAACGAACGGATCGGCGAGAGCGACGAAGAAGACGCCGACAGTAGCGGCTCGGTCGACTTCGGCGGCGGCGTGGATCCGCTCAATGCTGATCCCCCCGAACCCGACGATCACGACATCACCAGCGAGGCGGTACGCGATGCAGGGAGCGATGACTCGACCGATCCAGTTGCCGGTGGCGGAAGCGATACCGCGTCCACGACGGAAGCGGCGACGACGGGAGCCGACGGCCAGTCATCGCAGTCGTCGACTCGAGGGACGCCGGCGACCGACGAGCAGGCGACCGATCGAACGAGCCCGACCGAGGCCACGGAGGTCGAGACCGGATCGGTCTTCGAAGAAGCGACCGAAACGGATCAGTCGGCCGCTGCCAACGCCGTCGCCGACGCCGTCGACGCCGCTCCTGCCACCACGACCCAACCCGATCCCGAACTCCTCGAGCGACTCGAGGCCCTCGAGACGGCAGTCGAACGGCAAAGCGAGGTCATCGAGCGACAACAACAGACGATCGAGCAGTTGATCGTGGAACTCCGACAGGGTCGGTAG
- a CDS encoding DUF5830 family protein, which produces MDGDGDRTERGDEMTVEADDDRVELGLSLLAHLEHESLPLADAVDRIETVTTDPTVTRTILDQAALRGIIERDDGIVRPTSRQYVRFEQDVVTKDGEFTCRRCGSSLSTGHFIRFEAGELGPFGSSCIRKVTGRDD; this is translated from the coding sequence ATGGATGGCGATGGGGACCGAACCGAGCGCGGCGACGAGATGACTGTCGAGGCGGACGACGACCGCGTCGAACTCGGTCTGTCGCTCCTCGCTCACCTCGAGCACGAATCGCTCCCGCTCGCCGACGCCGTCGACCGGATCGAGACGGTGACGACCGATCCGACGGTGACGCGGACGATACTCGATCAGGCAGCACTCCGCGGAATCATCGAGCGCGACGACGGGATCGTCCGCCCGACGAGCCGCCAGTACGTCCGCTTCGAGCAAGACGTCGTCACGAAAGACGGGGAGTTCACCTGTCGTCGCTGTGGCTCTTCGCTCTCGACGGGACACTTCATCAGGTTCGAGGCGGGAGAACTCGGCCCCTTCGGCTCCTCGTGTATCCGAAAGGTAACCGGCCGAGACGACTAA
- a CDS encoding transcription initiation factor IIB, whose amino-acid sequence MTQTIVDTTADELARNGERDTDRERRASECPECAGTIDHDEEHGERTCTECGLVLDADAIDYGPEWRTLDDEDGRRVGPPVSTLRHDKGLSTTIGWQNEDAYGNQLSGRKREQLQRLRTWNERFTSKNAAERNLKQAFGEIERMASALGLPEPCRETAGVLYRRAVDDGLLPGRSIEAVSTACLYAAARQHGTPRTLVAFESVSRVEKLPVQRAYRYLSTELGLQIEPADPVHYLPQYASELEISDDAERVAREILEAAKRRGLHSGRSPAGLAASAIYGAARLTNDRLTQERIGEETGVSSVTVRNRYRELLNAYGEARDR is encoded by the coding sequence ATGACTCAGACGATCGTCGATACGACTGCCGACGAACTGGCCCGGAACGGAGAGCGCGACACGGACCGCGAGCGACGGGCGTCGGAGTGTCCGGAGTGTGCGGGTACGATCGATCACGACGAAGAACACGGCGAGCGAACGTGTACGGAGTGTGGACTCGTACTCGACGCGGATGCGATCGATTACGGCCCCGAGTGGCGCACCCTCGACGACGAAGACGGACGACGGGTCGGGCCACCGGTATCGACGCTCCGACACGACAAGGGGCTCAGTACGACGATCGGCTGGCAAAACGAGGACGCCTACGGGAATCAACTCTCCGGGCGAAAGCGCGAGCAACTCCAGCGGTTACGGACGTGGAACGAGCGATTTACGTCGAAAAACGCCGCGGAACGGAACCTGAAACAGGCCTTCGGCGAGATCGAACGCATGGCGTCGGCGCTGGGACTGCCGGAGCCCTGTCGCGAGACGGCCGGCGTCCTCTATCGCCGTGCCGTCGACGACGGGCTGTTACCGGGTCGCTCGATCGAGGCCGTTTCGACTGCCTGTCTGTACGCGGCCGCCAGACAGCACGGCACCCCACGGACGCTGGTCGCGTTCGAGTCAGTGAGTCGCGTCGAAAAACTCCCCGTTCAACGGGCGTACCGCTATCTCTCGACGGAGCTCGGCCTCCAGATCGAGCCCGCCGATCCCGTCCACTACCTCCCACAGTACGCCTCCGAACTCGAGATCAGCGACGACGCAGAGCGGGTCGCACGAGAGATCCTCGAGGCGGCCAAGCGCCGGGGCCTCCACAGCGGGCGGAGTCCGGCCGGGCTCGCAGCGTCGGCGATCTACGGCGCTGCGCGGCTCACGAACGACCGACTGACACAGGAACGGATCGGCGAAGAAACCGGCGTGAGTTCGGTGACCGTCCGGAACCGATACCGGGAGTTACTGAACGCCTACGGGGAGGCTCGTGATCGATAG
- a CDS encoding MarR family transcriptional regulator, whose product MSRRQLERTVLEALADGEPRYAVDLAARIDEHPVTVEGACDRLHENGGIRSVGCRRYEITATGHRRLADVQPATSGSDVRTEGRP is encoded by the coding sequence ATGTCCCGGAGACAACTCGAGCGGACCGTCCTCGAGGCGCTGGCCGATGGGGAGCCCCGCTACGCCGTCGATCTCGCCGCGCGGATAGACGAACATCCGGTCACGGTCGAGGGGGCCTGTGATCGCCTCCACGAGAATGGCGGCATCCGTTCGGTCGGCTGTCGCCGCTACGAGATCACCGCGACCGGGCACCGACGACTCGCGGACGTGCAACCAGCAACGAGCGGTTCGGACGTGCGGACCGAAGGACGGCCCTGA
- a CDS encoding multicopper oxidase domain-containing protein, which produces MSDRIGAPGLGLSRREFVAATGGVAALTGMAGCTSRGAQPSAEPTEPSEGGTEPSGPDLPWTSAPEVVQVDEQGGSVTLQSVTAQHAVHPMDSMGGPVELPRVWAFTADDGQPSVPGPILRTTEGNDIEVTLDNTGNDHPHTLHFHGAQKTWENDGVPTTTGITVNPGEKHTYTIPANVPGTHLYHCHYQTHRHIDMGMYGIFRVDPKGYEPADKEYFFTLKDWDSRVNRQIAGEDVDYSPRNRNPDVFTINGKSLPRTLHPEEGSPIIVDHGDTVRLHMVNAGYMSHPMHTHNHRFRLVEKDGGQVPEAAQYEQDVTNIAPAERHTVEFEADADPGIYLMHCHKVNHAMNGDSYPGGMVNGIVYRDAMDTEVFADLMEYAGYGS; this is translated from the coding sequence ATGAGCGATCGTATCGGTGCACCCGGACTGGGGCTATCGCGACGCGAATTCGTCGCTGCGACCGGCGGCGTGGCGGCACTGACTGGCATGGCCGGCTGTACGAGTCGGGGTGCCCAGCCGAGCGCCGAACCCACGGAGCCGTCCGAGGGGGGGACTGAGCCCTCGGGCCCGGACCTCCCGTGGACGAGCGCCCCGGAGGTCGTACAGGTCGACGAGCAGGGCGGCAGCGTGACGCTGCAGTCGGTGACAGCTCAACACGCCGTCCATCCGATGGACTCGATGGGAGGTCCAGTGGAACTCCCGCGAGTCTGGGCGTTCACGGCCGACGACGGCCAGCCGAGCGTTCCCGGACCGATCCTCCGGACGACCGAGGGCAACGACATCGAAGTGACCCTCGACAACACCGGGAACGACCACCCGCACACGCTGCACTTCCACGGCGCACAGAAGACCTGGGAGAACGACGGCGTGCCGACGACGACGGGGATCACGGTCAACCCCGGCGAGAAACACACCTACACGATCCCGGCGAACGTCCCAGGGACGCATCTCTATCACTGCCACTACCAGACTCATCGTCACATCGACATGGGGATGTACGGTATCTTCCGCGTCGATCCGAAGGGGTACGAGCCCGCGGACAAGGAGTACTTCTTCACGCTGAAGGACTGGGACTCACGGGTCAACCGACAGATAGCCGGCGAGGACGTCGACTACAGCCCCCGCAATCGCAACCCCGACGTGTTCACGATCAACGGCAAGAGCCTCCCGCGGACGCTCCATCCCGAGGAGGGGTCCCCGATCATCGTCGACCACGGCGACACCGTTCGCCTCCACATGGTCAACGCTGGCTACATGTCCCACCCGATGCACACGCACAATCACCGGTTCCGGCTCGTCGAGAAAGACGGCGGTCAGGTTCCCGAGGCCGCCCAGTACGAACAGGACGTCACCAATATCGCGCCCGCAGAACGCCACACCGTCGAGTTCGAGGCCGACGCCGACCCCGGCATCTACCTCATGCACTGCCACAAGGTCAACCACGCGATGAACGGGGACTCCTATCCCGGCGGCATGGTCAACGGCATCGTCTACCGGGACGCGATGGATACCGAGGTCTTCGCCGACCTCATGGAGTACGCGGGCTACGGATCCTAA
- a CDS encoding S1C family serine protease, which produces MTPRPTRRRLLTHGGVALLTGVAGCLTKSSDGDSETDEGPRSASGTADSAYTTVYSETIDSVVMVRLENGRGTGFVFDDTHVVTNAHVVGRSSAADVRFNDGSWRSGTVAGRDPHSDLAAISVDDVPSAASPLPFVDDQPRIGREVVAIGNPFDLEGTVTTGIISGTDRSIPAPTGYTIPDAVQTDAAVNPGNSGGPLMTLEGRVAAVINSGGGDNIAFGISAALTERVVPALIETGRYEHAYIGISFTEVTPDVAAANDLKESEGLLVADVVTGGPADGWIKPSDDVRYTTAGRIPIGGDVILAIDGQELTTQEELGSYLALETRPGDTVDLRVTREGSERTVSLELGSRPARRGLFG; this is translated from the coding sequence ATGACTCCGAGACCCACCCGTCGACGACTGCTTACCCACGGCGGTGTTGCGTTGCTCACAGGGGTTGCCGGGTGTCTCACGAAGTCGTCGGATGGGGACTCCGAGACCGACGAGGGCCCCCGTTCGGCGTCCGGGACGGCCGATAGCGCGTACACGACCGTCTATTCCGAGACGATCGACTCGGTCGTGATGGTTCGACTGGAGAACGGCCGGGGAACCGGATTCGTCTTCGACGACACGCACGTCGTCACGAACGCCCACGTCGTCGGTCGCTCGTCCGCGGCCGACGTCCGATTCAACGACGGCAGTTGGCGATCGGGAACCGTCGCCGGGCGAGACCCACACAGCGACCTGGCCGCGATCTCGGTCGACGATGTCCCGTCGGCCGCGAGCCCGCTCCCGTTCGTCGACGACCAACCCAGAATCGGACGGGAAGTGGTCGCGATCGGAAACCCCTTCGACCTCGAAGGAACGGTCACGACCGGGATCATCAGCGGGACCGATCGGTCGATCCCGGCACCGACCGGCTACACCATCCCGGACGCGGTCCAGACCGACGCCGCGGTCAATCCGGGCAACAGCGGCGGCCCGCTGATGACACTCGAGGGCCGCGTCGCGGCAGTCATCAACTCCGGGGGCGGGGACAACATCGCCTTCGGCATCTCCGCGGCGCTGACCGAACGGGTCGTCCCGGCGCTCATCGAGACGGGGCGCTACGAACACGCCTACATCGGCATCTCCTTTACCGAGGTGACGCCCGACGTCGCGGCGGCCAACGACCTCAAGGAATCGGAGGGACTGCTCGTCGCCGACGTCGTCACCGGCGGGCCGGCAGACGGCTGGATCAAGCCCAGCGACGACGTTCGCTATACGACTGCAGGACGGATCCCGATCGGCGGAGACGTGATCCTCGCCATCGACGGGCAGGAACTGACGACCCAGGAGGAGCTGGGTAGCTACCTCGCACTCGAGACCCGGCCGGGCGATACCGTCGATCTGCGGGTCACCCGTGAGGGATCCGAACGGACCGTCTCGCTCGAGTTGGGCTCTCGACCCGCGCGACGCGGGCTGTTCGGGTGA
- a CDS encoding cupin domain-containing protein, translating into MPERTSLEDLEKAPHAEVFEERTPRTVRLQLTADERVPKHRHPESNVVLHVLSGAVEVTLGDDVYDLEPGDVVRFDGDQDVSPYAVEDSTALVVFAPKETGD; encoded by the coding sequence ATGCCCGAACGCACGTCGCTCGAGGACCTCGAGAAAGCCCCCCACGCCGAGGTATTCGAGGAACGAACGCCACGAACCGTTCGATTGCAACTCACAGCGGACGAACGGGTCCCGAAGCATCGCCATCCGGAGTCCAACGTCGTCCTGCACGTTTTAAGCGGTGCCGTCGAGGTGACCCTCGGTGACGACGTCTACGACCTCGAGCCGGGGGACGTCGTTCGGTTCGACGGCGATCAGGACGTCTCACCGTACGCGGTCGAGGACAGTACGGCGCTGGTCGTCTTCGCACCGAAAGAGACGGGGGACTGA
- a CDS encoding uracil-DNA glycosylase family protein, producing the protein MQTVTDRTSNPFGLRPPFDRSDPDDRTAVFGYGDANADFHVIGDHPGVHGGASTGVPFTELEDGLAVQDVLREVGFASGPWDAPSLENCFWSYIHMCTLPDGRAPTDEEYADLERFFDAELRAINAHVLLPVGARATDHVLREYTTQRHRIDLDMASLHARDVRGRGFLVVPINAPVEWVEGDREAIVSRLEALLASDYRQTKGVATTVG; encoded by the coding sequence GTGCAAACCGTCACCGACAGGACGAGTAACCCGTTCGGACTCCGACCGCCGTTCGACCGTTCCGATCCCGACGATCGGACGGCCGTGTTCGGCTACGGTGACGCCAACGCCGACTTCCACGTCATCGGCGACCACCCCGGTGTTCACGGGGGCGCATCGACCGGCGTTCCGTTTACCGAACTCGAGGACGGACTCGCGGTCCAGGACGTCCTTCGAGAGGTGGGTTTCGCGAGCGGGCCGTGGGACGCCCCCAGCCTCGAGAACTGCTTCTGGAGTTACATCCACATGTGTACGCTCCCGGACGGGCGGGCACCGACGGACGAGGAGTACGCCGACCTCGAGCGGTTTTTCGACGCCGAGCTACGCGCGATCAACGCCCACGTTCTCCTGCCTGTCGGGGCGCGTGCAACCGACCACGTCCTCCGGGAGTATACGACCCAGCGCCACCGAATCGACCTCGATATGGCGTCGCTGCACGCCCGCGACGTTCGCGGCCGTGGCTTCCTGGTCGTTCCGATCAACGCGCCCGTCGAGTGGGTCGAGGGCGACCGCGAGGCGATCGTCTCCCGGCTCGAGGCGCTGCTCGCGAGCGATTACCGACAGACGAAAGGCGTCGCGACGACGGTCGGCTGA
- a CDS encoding metal-dependent hydrolase, with protein sequence MYQVGHYGGALLAYAPLGTIASLWGHGEVAIVGGLVCVALSTSPDYDLRVPLIDHRGPTHTILFALLVGVGIAGLTAVLVDASSAFADAGFVAFAFLVGVVSIGSHLLVDALTPMGVRPFWPLSRRRYSADVTTAANPIANYGLLGAGIGAVLVGAAVVVAVG encoded by the coding sequence GTGTATCAGGTTGGGCACTACGGTGGTGCGCTCCTGGCGTACGCGCCGCTTGGCACCATCGCCTCGCTGTGGGGACACGGGGAAGTCGCGATCGTCGGCGGCCTCGTCTGTGTCGCCCTCTCGACGAGTCCCGACTACGATCTCCGGGTGCCACTGATCGATCACCGCGGTCCGACTCATACGATCCTGTTTGCGTTGCTCGTCGGTGTCGGAATCGCCGGCCTGACTGCCGTTCTGGTCGACGCATCCTCGGCGTTTGCGGATGCCGGCTTCGTCGCGTTCGCCTTCCTCGTCGGGGTCGTTTCGATCGGCTCCCACCTCCTCGTCGATGCGCTGACGCCGATGGGGGTCCGCCCGTTCTGGCCGCTTTCCCGTCGTCGCTACTCCGCCGACGTGACGACGGCAGCGAATCCCATCGCCAACTACGGGCTGTTGGGGGCCGGCATCGGGGCCGTACTCGTCGGGGCCGCGGTCGTCGTGGCCGTCGGCTGA